AGATCAGGGTAGTTTTCGGCTATGGCAAGCAGTCTACCAAGCGCACCGCCGAGTTCCTGCTCAGCCTTGATCTTATCTCCAACTCCTTGAGCGGACACGGCCTTTGCTCTTGCCTGAATTACTTTGTCCAGGGTTTCCTGCTCGAACTTCATGTAGCCCTTCACCGAATTGACCAGGTTGGGAATCAGATCGTGTCTTCTCTTGAGCTGAACATCGATCTGCGACCAGGCATTCTCGACTCTCTTCTTAAGGGTTACTAAATTGTTGTATACACCGATGAGCCAAAGAGCTAAGACAACAAGAATTCCAATTACAACGAAAAGGATGACCATTGAATCACCTCCAACTTATGGCAATTATACAGTATCGTGATCTCTAATCTTCTTTGCCAGAGATCCCACGTTTTCTACGACTTTGTAACTATGTCTGTCCGGAATCATGTCTCTCGTGGTTTCCCCGGACAGAACAAGGAAAGTATCTACCCCCGCCTTGAGACCACATTCAATATCGGTATATAATCGGTCTCCTATCACGACAGTTTCTTCCTGACTGCAATCGAAATCCTCCATTACCATCTTCAAAATCGTGGGGTCGGGCTTTCCTATTATGTGATCCGGCCTACGGCCTGTTGAGGTTTCAAAGAGACTTATCAAGCTTCCGACATCGGGTATGGGACCCTCTTCAGTCGGGCAGTTGATGTCCGGGTGACTGGCAACATAAGGAATACCCTGTCTAATTAGAAGCGCTGCCCTTCGGATTTTTTCATAAGTAATCGATGTGTCGAATGCAAGTACCAGCACTTCGGGATCAAAATCATCCAGCATTACTCCGCCCTTTTCGAACATTTCTCTCACAGACGGAGTTGAGAGAAGAAATGCTTTCTCTTTGGGAAAGTCTCTCTTGAGAAAACTAATTGTTGCTTCTCCCGAGGTGTAGACTTCGAAGAGTTTTCTGTCCACACCCATTTTTTCTAGTTTTCTGATATATTCTTCAGGTGTGCACGATGAATTGTTCGTCAGAAATACCAGTCTTGCGCCAAGGCGGTGAACAGCCATGGCGAAGTCAAGACTACCCGGCAGAAGAGTGTTTCCCAGGTAGAATGTTCCATCCATATCCGAAACGAAGAGCCGTTTGCATTTAAGCATCTCTTCCTCCATTTTCTAGATAGTTTTCATAAGCAGAGTATAATACAAAGGGTGAGATGAAATGAAAAGGAAATTCGAAAGAAAGTATTTCTTTATAATATTCATGATGGTCAGCGGCTTCTTCATGTTTATCGCGCTCGGCAATGGTTTCTGGAGAGAATCGGCTCCATATAAGATCGATTCAGTCGAGATAAATGCAAAACTCGACGAACAGGGTGATCTTCACGTCGAAGAACTTTCAGTCTACTCGCTCTCTCGCAATAACCGCACAGCATCAAAGAGACTTCACTTATCGTATCCTTCCGTCTTGAACTCGTATTCTATCGATGTTTCGCAGGAGGTTGGGGTCGTTAGAGAGATCTCCTCCTCTCCCGGAGGCTTTGATGCTAGGATTTTCCTTGAAGAGGAAGTCAGCGGATTCACAATGACTACTGAATATATTATTTCCGGTGTCGTCGAAATTGGGTCAGATATAGCGGTCTTGAGTTACAGGTTTTGGGAACCAAACTCGGATGCCATGACTAGAGACATTACTCTCTCAATAGAACTCCCCGAATCGATTGCCACCAGGATAACCAAGAGTGATATTTCAGTGAGACCATACAAAGAAGCCAGCGTAGAGATAGTCGGAAATTCCGTGAAACTCCAGATGAAATCGGTACTTTCGAATGCTTCTGGTGAGATGAAAGTCTCGTTTTCAAAGAGTATCGCAAATACTATGTCAAATGCCGTGAGCACAACGATAAGCAAGAGTTCGATTCGTAAAGAACACGAAATCGCTATGTTCCAGCAGGCATTCTTGTCTGGCTTGATAGGATTTCAAATCGCGGTGCCCTTTTTCGTATTGTTTTTCACGTTTATTCTCTTTGGCGTAGAGCCTCAGGTGAAGTCCGAAATCGGCTATCGGATTTACGATGTGCCAGGATATCTTCTTAACGCAGTAATCAAAAACCCTTTCCAGGAAGTGGATAACAATGGATTTCTAGCAACAGTTCTTGAGATGCATAACAGCGGAGAGATCAACCTTGGGGAGAATTCGATATCCGTTGGTGCCGGTAACAATGGGATCCCGACTCAACAGCAGTGGGCCTTACAGACGCTGAAATCACTTCGAAGAAACAACGTCGGTTCAGTGGAAGTTCCTGATGCAGAGAAGGACAACTTCTCTCTTGACGAGTTCAAAGAGCAATACGTTTTCTGGCAGAAGCATGCAATGCGTATTGTTAAGTCTGGAAGGTTCTATGAGTATCTGGGTTCTACCGTTATGTCTGTTTTTTCGGTTTTCTACTTGATAATCTGGTCTGTGATACTCAAATTTGTTTTTGGAAACTGGCAGGTGTACCTGTCTTTTCCTGATGAATCACTGGTAATTTCGATTGTACTTTATGCCGATTGGTGTCTTGGGTGGCTTCTGCTAGTTGTTCCGAAGAAAATTTTTGCAAGGTGGACTCCATCAGGGAGACTTTTCTATATGGAATGGAAGAAATCTGAGAAAGAGCTTCTCTCTAAGCAGTCGCTTAGCAACGACGACCTCGCAAAATTGGTGGCCCTAGGTCATCTGCAGAATCTGATCGCCAACAGA
The nucleotide sequence above comes from Mesotoga sp. BH458_6_3_2_1. Encoded proteins:
- a CDS encoding DUF2207 family protein, with the protein product MKRKFERKYFFIIFMMVSGFFMFIALGNGFWRESAPYKIDSVEINAKLDEQGDLHVEELSVYSLSRNNRTASKRLHLSYPSVLNSYSIDVSQEVGVVREISSSPGGFDARIFLEEEVSGFTMTTEYIISGVVEIGSDIAVLSYRFWEPNSDAMTRDITLSIELPESIATRITKSDISVRPYKEASVEIVGNSVKLQMKSVLSNASGEMKVSFSKSIANTMSNAVSTTISKSSIRKEHEIAMFQQAFLSGLIGFQIAVPFFVLFFTFILFGVEPQVKSEIGYRIYDVPGYLLNAVIKNPFQEVDNNGFLATVLEMHNSGEINLGENSISVGAGNNGIPTQQQWALQTLKSLRRNNVGSVEVPDAEKDNFSLDEFKEQYVFWQKHAMRIVKSGRFYEYLGSTVMSVFSVFYLIIWSVILKFVFGNWQVYLSFPDESLVISIVLYADWCLGWLLLVVPKKIFARWTPSGRLFYMEWKKSEKELLSKQSLSNDDLAKLVALGHLQNLIANRKRVTEQQLILLRQLQKLEILLNKVKP
- a CDS encoding LemA family protein; this translates as MVILFVVIGILVVLALWLIGVYNNLVTLKKRVENAWSQIDVQLKRRHDLIPNLVNSVKGYMKFEQETLDKVIQARAKAVSAQGVGDKIKAEQELGGALGRLLAIAENYPDLKANTNVSQLMEELTTTENKISYARQFFNDSATKFNTKIEIFPNNVIVGFFGGKFESFPLFEVTEAERGTPNVDLNF
- a CDS encoding HAD-IIA family hydrolase codes for the protein MLKCKRLFVSDMDGTFYLGNTLLPGSLDFAMAVHRLGARLVFLTNNSSCTPEEYIRKLEKMGVDRKLFEVYTSGEATISFLKRDFPKEKAFLLSTPSVREMFEKGGVMLDDFDPEVLVLAFDTSITYEKIRRAALLIRQGIPYVASHPDINCPTEEGPIPDVGSLISLFETSTGRRPDHIIGKPDPTILKMVMEDFDCSQEETVVIGDRLYTDIECGLKAGVDTFLVLSGETTRDMIPDRHSYKVVENVGSLAKKIRDHDTV